A single window of Dermacentor albipictus isolate Rhodes 1998 colony chromosome 1, USDA_Dalb.pri_finalv2, whole genome shotgun sequence DNA harbors:
- the LOC135915999 gene encoding uncharacterized protein, with protein MTLPRQCSTAPDQYHAAVTSPVPRRRSPGHVTGTTPDRPRPRPVPRGSRKGTTTSPLAKINAHAASEPRRPTSYATLGRSPTRLVTVFPEGSGQKRVFEQGVKDSVDAFVPSSTGKTHHARYDHSKSGVGHSRKIIEAVRPPGTTMWQLPRNNCTSTAVIENLTRVFPEGSSHKRVFERECKMVWM; from the exons ATGACGTTGCCGCGGCAGTGCTCCACGGCCCCGGACCAGTACCACGCTGCTGTAACCAGCCCAGTGCCACGGAGGCGATCGCCTGGCCACGTAACCGGCACAACGCCCGACAGGCCTAGGCCCCGTCCTGTGCCACGCGGGTCTCGGAAGGGCACCACAACCTCGCCGCTGGCAAAGATCAACGCCCACGCCGCGTCGGAACCGCGCAGGCCAACGTCATACGCCACGCTGGGCCGAAGTCCGACACGACTGGTTACG GTGTTTCCAGAGGGTAGCGGCCAGAAGCGGGTATTTGAGCAAGGAGTAAAGGATAGTGTGGATGCCTTTGTGCCATCGTCCACTGGCAAGACACACCATGCAAGATATGATCACTCCAAGAGTGGTGTCGGGCACTCTCGAAAGATTATTGAGGCAGTTCGGCCACCGG GCACTACCATGTGGCAGTTGCCCAGGAACAATTGCACCTCAACTGCTGTCATTGAGAATTTAACTCGG GTGTTTCCCGAGGGCAGCAGCCATAAGCGAGTATTTGAAAGGGAGTGCAAGATGGTGTGGATGTGA